From Diospyros lotus cultivar Yz01 chromosome 4, ASM1463336v1, whole genome shotgun sequence, a single genomic window includes:
- the LOC127799768 gene encoding uncharacterized protein LOC127799768: MPIRVLGKAKDFYVRSMINCAERMSYSGSGQVSGLPKSFSVSSSKSKDSDDFMELIRANSTRSLGNGEEMNLYMFRQPTTAAAVPRSSTVRMGRIDEDEPCEFGEDSVKIRSDLLYPRSRSYAVTKSSALF; encoded by the coding sequence ATGCCCATTAGGGTGTTGGGGAAAGCCAAAGATTTCTACGTCCGGAGCATGATAAATTGCGCCGAAAGGATGAGCTACAGTGGCTCCGGCCAAGTCTCCGGCTTGCCGAAGAGCTTCAGTGTTAGCTCGTCCAAGTCTAAGGACAGTGACGATTTCATGGAGCTTATCCGAGCCAACTCCACCCGGAGTTTGGGCAATGGGGAAGAGATGAATCTGTACATGTTCCGGCAGCCGACCACGGCTGCGGCGGTGCCGAGAAGCTCCACTGTGAGGATGGGGAGGATTGACGAAGACGAGCCTTGTGAATTTGGAGAAGACAGCGTGAAGATTAGATCAGATTTGTTGTATCCTAGAAGCAGAAGTTATGCTGTGACAAAGAGCAGCGCTCTTTTCTGA